From Solanum stenotomum isolate F172 chromosome 2, ASM1918654v1, whole genome shotgun sequence:
aaactaaattattctttttgaaaaggAGAGAGTATCAAATGTGCTTGATCAGAAACAATAAGgaccaaaatcaaaatttgttaATATTTGAGGGATTAAAAGTGCTAATTTCCTAATTGAAATTGTTTctaaatatttgaagttattgaaaaaagaatcATTTTAAACGAAGCCTTGTTATTTCGATTACTCGAGTATTCGTCAAATGAGAAATATGCTCTTATGATCTAGGTATAAATACTTGAGGGTGAAGCGGTTTTTTTATAAAGGCAAATTCATATTCAGAATTTGATTTTGAGACGTATAGAGTATTTATCACTTTATCGAAATGCTAGATGTTACTACGAGTTAAGATAGgtgtattataattatatatgttgcTCAACAATGTTAATTAGGATGACACATTAAGTGGAGCAGACTCCTCTGTTGACATATCAACCAAAGAGAACATGGACAAATTGGTTGAAATTGGGACAAATTTATTGAAGAAACCAGTTTCAAGGGTAAATTTGAAGACAGGTCTATTTGAACAATTAGACCCAACTGGTGGCACAAATGAAGAAGCTTTGAAAGAGTAATATTATTCAACTCTCTTGTGAATATTAGTAATCAATAGATATTCTTTATTCATTATTGAATTGAACATATTGTTTTTGTCAGGTTTGCAAAGTTGCTTTCCGAAGAAAAAAAAGTCAGGAATTCCAAAGTATCTACTACAAATAAATTGTAGAGGCGAAATCATGATTTGGTATAAATGAATCCTAGattttatgattttgaaattctgTATTCTAGCTTTTGATTGTTGGACCGATGTAATAATATTCAATAGTGTGTTATGTAAAAACTTTGTTACTTGCTTGATTATTTTGTAAGGGCAAAAAACATCAAAGTTTATATATCTTAAGTAACTAGTGATCAtttcttatttataaatttcaaaaatataatgttTCAAGAATATAGTCATTATTTGTTCTAATAAATTGCGTGaataaatatattcaacaaaaatgTTTGTAAACTGGAGGAAATGGCCCGTGACACGGCCCAATAttataaataaggaaaaattgtataaaataacaaattattaattcaaattaaacgCTATAACCaaagtttcatttaattataaTCCATAGCAAACACTAaccattcgcctctctccccaaaaatttcgctcgccactctctcaCCACTCTCCCCTGCctctctcattttatacaaacacaaatgtataaattgcgtttgtatttgtatgaagcgagagaaaattgtatatacaaatacaaatacatatattttcgtcttattcatttataattatataaatacagatcttaacctaccagttctcttttgtctttctctctttctcgcatTATAcgaacacaaattatacaaattacaatgtataatttgtgttgtacaAAGCGacagagagatttgatatacaaatgttttatttcgattcaattgtatacaaattcaaatttttatgcagatatacaaacataaagaacatatacaaacacaattttcataGACACAGACGTCCAATTTATGCAAATCGCTACGATATATACAAATCAGGTGTCtgcaattttatacaaatcaaagtTGCCTACGATTTTTATATAGATCTAATGccccatagcaaacataaaatttgttatagaGCGCAATTGTGCAAACTATAATTAtatcatacaaatataatttttatgtttgctaaacataaaatttactcaactaaataattgaaattattaATATAGCTCtgttaaaacaacaaatatcaagatgaatatgtttatttattttttattcaaataaaaatgaataactaTTAATGTCCTAATTAAAGTATAAACTCTTATTTTtctctgtccacttttaattgtcataattttctcttttagaatcaaactataagaactttgactaacattttataatgtattttttcatcataattaatgtactttttgaaaattatattttggaaCAATTAGTTAAGAATATACCTATAAAGGGCATAAATGTAGAATTTCTATAAAACTATGGTATAAGTATCCGATTTTAAAATATAGGGGTGTATTCTTTATTGCGTCATATTATAGGGTATTTAGTGTAGTTATACAAAGTATAGGGGTCTCAGTGCAATAACTATTTTACACTATTTAAATTCCCAACTTCTCCTCTCAGATCAAAGAAATTTACAGTCGCTCGTAGTAGTCTTGTTCTCAAAGAAATCCAAAAAGCAAAGCAAAACCCAATCGGAGAGCATGTCTGGAATGGAAAGATTGCAGCGGATGTTCGCCGGAGCTGGCGGTGCGTTGGGACACCCGCCACCGGACTCTCCAACTCTAGACTCTTCTGAGCAAGTCTACATCTCGTCTCTCGCCCTCCTAAAGATGCTTAAACACGGTAACTTAGGGTTTTTTCCCCAACTATCTTCGCTCTTTATACACTTGTTATCCGGATCTAGCTGCATATATATACTTATCCGTGTTATTGCTTTTAGGTATACATGTGTGAAGAAATTCTAAAATTGAGATGTAGCTTTATCGAGCCTAGGGAGTTTAAATTTTAGATTAGTTTCTCTCTGTGTGTGTAGGTGTTGTGTAATTAGAGTTTTTTTGTGATGTTAATGTGCAGGGAGGGCTGGAGTTCCTATGGAGGTGATGGGATTGATGTTAGGGGATTTCGTCGATGAGTATACAGTGCGTGTAGTGGATGTGTTTGCAATGCCTCAGAGTGGTACTGGTGTGAGTGTTGAAGCTGTTGATCATGTTTTTCAGACCAATATGCTTGACATGCTCAAGCAGACTGGGAGGTAATCACTGTTTGCTATTCGTATCATACAGGATTAGTTGTAGTTTAAAGGTTCTTCCTTTAGCTGggtaatatttattttccttatggTTTATCATATGTTTATAGTTGCCTAACAAATTGACAAGTGAAACATGTTTTCCAGGTATATTAATTTGGGTaaatttgggggttttgagCATTTTCTTTGTGTTTATTTCTCATGTCAATTGGTATGACACTGTAAAAGGGATGCTTGATTACGAATTAGAGAACTGATCCTTTTTATGCGTTCTGTTCAACTTTTGATGAGGTTAAACTAGATATGGAAGGTTTCAATTTCTGGCTGCTGTTTGAACTATTTCCTTCATAAATGGGATTATGGGAATAAGATAGTGTTTGGCACCTAATTTGGaatgttgtgacttgtgagATAGTATTCTTCTATGTTGCAACATTCTtgtgatttgaaaagaaaacttTGTTTGCATTTCATTATGTTTTACAATTTCAGAGTCACTGCATTTGTAGACTTTAGTTTAACCCCCAAGTGTTCGCGGAATAGTTATGGCTCTTTTCTGTAAAAGTAGCTAAATATATACAAGACAAGATATTATGAAACTTCTAGCTGAATCTTTTCTGTTTACGTTAAAGTGTGAGACTTATTTGTTTGTTTCAAGAATATCTTTTGGTCTTCATATTTGTCTGGATAGATAATTTGTTGAGGTCTCTGTCAACATAAGAACCAACTTTTATATGTGATCTTCGAGATAGAGTGGTAACTTTATTTGTGAATTGTTCTCTTTAAGCTTTGTGGTAAAGATCCTGGTGTATTTGCTGAGAATGTAGTGGTCAGGCTGCTATCTTAATCAATTTTGGCTAGGGGATGattatttggaaattggaataaGTTTCCTTGAGCTTTTGTTAAAACTGAACTTCAAAGCTTTTATTAGAATCCACCTTCAAAACTGCTGGCGTCACAAAGTTGAGGGGATGTCCTATAAGAATTTAGGCATGACGAATTAGCAGGTAAGTGATAAGAAGATTAAGGTTAATCATGTACAATCTAGGAGTTGTCCGCGGAAATTAGAAGACCTGGTAAATGATGGGAAACTAAATCAGTTTAGATGGCTTGCAACATGAGGTAGAAGATTTGGATATTTCATGAACCTATTCCTTGTTCTCATCTTCTAGTTGTGGAGTACTGTTGATTTCTAACGGTTGGGTTGTCCTTTATGTTGTAATGTTGCCTGATCAACTTCTGTACTTATCTTCTTTGTGTTTTGACACCAAGGATGTGCCCTAAAATGCCACTTTACTTTTATGTTACAGACCTGAGATGGTTGTTGGTTGGTATCACTCACATCCTGGATTTGGCTGCTGGCTTTCTGGTGTTGACATCAATACTCAGCAGGTTATTCTTGTCCTTTTCCATTTCGATGGTTAGCTGGTTCCTAATGACATTTGAAATGTTCTATGTGAATCATGAGCTACTGAGTAAGAATAGTTCACGATACTGTATGAGTCCTTTTGTAGTTAATCCAATCATCCCGAGTTAAATGATTTTCTCTGATTAATATGGAATTgagaaaaaactttataaaaatgATGGTATTAAGAAAGACAAGATTGAATTTTTTGTAATATGAAATTTGACTAAGGTGGTGAAATGTGGCATGGTAATACCATGCAAAGCTGTACTATTTGTTATCCCACCTTTTTGAAATGGTGTAgatcaataatttttcataatgaGAAGGGTTACGTTCTTGGAGCCTGTATAGAAGTATTGGAAAGTGCTTTATGAAGATCTTATGCGCTTTCATCCTTTGAATTAAGTGCTGAATTGGAAcagtttcttttaattttaaaatgcatTCTTCCTTATAGTTAGACACTTGTAGTTGTTTCGTACAATGACCAAATAAGTTAAGATCACAATACCATCCAGGTAAAGAGAGTTATAGATGGGGTAGTGCCTAGTACTGTGTTTGGTAAAAAAAAGGCAGAATAGAGAGATGAAGGGTGGGAGGGAGAGGTTGATTACTTCTTCAGGGTTGAAAAGGAGAGAGAGTGTGTGTTAGAGGTGATTAGAAGATGTTGAAAGCTGCCCTTATCAGTTGTCTTCTGTCTCCACTCCCCACTTTGCTAGGGAGCTTTTTTTTGCTTCTCACGAGAAATTTAGCTTTTCACGAGAATGAGATCACGTTGTTATTCTTACACACAcaccataaataaataaatgagacCACACTGGTATGGTTAACTTTTGCATTCTAGAGCTGTAATTTGTTGGGATCTCCATATGATAATCCTGCTCTCTATGATATAAATAGGAAGTCTGATTAGCAAGATACAAGTTGAACTTTCTTTATGAGAGACAAAATCCTCTGGACAGACCATGATAGCATTCTGTCTCGACTATCATTGGCGAATCATAGAAATGGACTGAAACAAAAATCTATTTGCAGCAAAAATTAGaaagataagaaaataaaaacttgtGGCAAAAGAGATGTCTCCCATCTCTTCCTCCCGTATAGATAACAGATAAAGAAGGGGATAGTGAGAAATAGAGTGAATAGTTTATACAGCTTTGCACTCTTGAGTAGTCGAGTGTTCAATTGGATTTTGGTAAAAGCAGATGAGCACATGAGCCTATCAGAATGTCGATTTGGTGTGTTTGGCATGGTCTTCATGTGAAGTGCGCCAATACCTAGTGAATGTTCTATTTGACATGGTCTTCATGTGAAGTATGCCAGTTATTTGACATGGTCTTCATGTGAAGTAAGCGAATAACTAATGAATGTTCTATTGTGCAGAGTTTTGAAGCACTGAATCAACGAGCAGTGGCTGTGGTGGTGGATCCTATTCAGAGTGTTAAAGGGAAGGTGGTAATTGATGCCTTTCGCTTGATCAATCCCCAAACTATGATGCTTGGCCAAGAGCCACGACAGACAACATCAAATCTGGGACATCTGAACAAACCATCTATTCAAGTAAGTGACATTATTAATCTTTATATTGTCTTTGAAAGATGTTACTCCCTCTCCTCCCCACCCCCACACATCCAGTCTCAGTGTATGAATGAAACCTCCTATTTTACTTCCTGGTATTCAGCCGTTTGTTGGTGATGATACTTCTAAATGGAACATCTACACGACTTCCACAAgttatttagtaaaataaagTTCCACTAGTTTTAGAAAGTCTAGTTAGTTCATATTTTCCAATTTAAACCTGGTTTCCAGTAACCAATCTTCAACTTCTTTTATGTCCAATTGTGTTTTGCGCAAACTTCGTTGATGGAGTACTTTCAGTTTCAATTTCTATTTCGGGTTCTAACAGATGCATCTTGCAGGCATTGATCCATGGTTTGAACAGACACTACTACTCAATAGCCATAAACTACAGAAAGAATGAACTTGAAGAGAAGATGCTACTGAATCTTCACAAGAAGAAATGGACAGATGGACTTGCTCTCCAGCGTTTTGATGCTCATTCCAAAACCAATGAGCAGACGGTTCAGGTAATCTATGTGTTTGCATGGTATTTAAATACAACAGCATTGTTACATCAAGTGCCAACTTTTTTTGATGATTATAAGTACACAGAATATGCTTGCTGATATGTTTTTCATCTCTGCCTCTCCCCGTGAGAAAAGAGAGCATAAAACTAGTAATAATGTCCTTGACATGCCGCGTGACGTTTTCAAATATTCTCTTGTGCAGGAGATGTTAAACCTTGCTGTCAAGTATAATAAAGCTGTGCAGCAGGAGGATGAGTTGTCCCCAGAAAAGCTAGCTATTGCAAATGTAGGAAGGCAAGATGCAAAGAAGCATCTTGAAGAACATGTCTCAAATTTGATGTCTTCAAACATTGTCCAGACATTGGGAACCATGCTCGACACTGTTGTCTTCTGAAGTTCATTTCTCCCAACTCTGGAAAAGTTGTGTTTTTAGTAGTGAAATAGGAACAATTCTTTCTGCTGTTTTTTTCCTAAGAAAATGAGACCTAGTACTTTGTTTCTCTGTGATAGCAGCTGTTATACAATATGGTTATGTTATCTTAAGATGACTTCGGACATAATAGTGTTTTATCATCTTTACTGAACCATTTTCCTAATTCAGTGCCTCTCAATTTCAAGACTATCTAAGGGTGGATGTGGGAAGGAGGTACATGTCACTCCGTTGGGTATTTGTTATCTTTCGCTAGCACAGATTTTAAAATGTTCACCAAGGTCTTTAGTCACAAATTTCTGAATATTACAAAAGATTTATAGTATCTTTTTTGAGTTACTCAAATTGCCtataaacaaatatacaaatcaaaGAGAATCCTCCACATTTGGACTTTTCTACCTTTATGTATGTATAGGTAATAGGCCTACCAGAaagaacaaataattttatctatatatattccTTTTGAATTAACAAACTTAAAAATCACGGAGTATAATCTACACGCAAGATGAAAGCGAtggaatttatttattattgctGTATATACAAATTTGTCATGAAAACAACAGCCTAAAGCAACATCCAACTTCTCAAAGACCTAAAACTCTTGATCACATGACAGTAACCTTATCGACTACACCAAGACAGTCACTTTTCATTAATAAAAGTAGCCCAAGATTTGACCAAATCAAGTGCTTTTTCACTATTAGGATTAAATATGTGAAAAACATGATCTTCCCCTTTAGTTTCAAAGATTTCAACTTTTCCTTTCCACTGACTCTTCATCAAAGATTCATAGTACAATATTCCTCTGTCTCTCAGTATATCCAATTCTGCTACACAAACAAGAACTCTTTCACACGCCAATTCTTCAAGATTTGGTGCTTCATCAACAAAAGGATTGATTAAAGGGTCATTATTCCCTTTATTTGATGGACAAACAAATTCCCACCATTTATCTACCATTGATTTTCTCACTGAACCTTTAATCTCTATCCCAATTGGCTCTTCTCCCCAAAAATATGGACTAATCATAAGCATCCCAGTAAGCTTCATCCCTAAACCTTCATCTGCTCTTATTGCCATGAAGTGTGAAATATTAGCACCTGCACAAAGTTTTATTTCACGTATGGTCAATGAACTACAATACCCATTGTCACGATAAACAAACCTATTTTTTGTACcataaaaaaatgacttaactttaatattatatttatctcTACAAGCTAGGTAGGAATAAGATTTGTATATACGTACACCATTCTTCTCAGACCTcgctattattgttgttattataataGATAAAATTCAGAGATGTACATGAAATTAACATCTCTTGACCAAAATAACCTTTCTTAGATCTCTTatgtgtaaaaataaaataacgaTTATAAGTGGCCTATACAAAACCAAATAAACTCTTACCTGCACTGTCCCCTGCCAAGAAAACAGTATCAAAGTCAACAAACTCATTCAACCAAACTTCATTCCCCTGTTTTGATTTATGTTGAGCCACCCATTGAAGAACAAACCAAGAATCATCATAAGCTGTTGGAAGAGGATGTTCTGGAGCTAATCTATAATCCACTGAGACAAGAACAACATTAGCACAAGATACAAACACATTAAGAGAATCATGGTACTTAGGATCACCAATAGAGGATATACAAAATGCTCCACCATGAAAATAAACTACTAAAGGAAGTTTTTTCGATTTTGTTGCTGAATTAGGTCGATAAATTCTGGCAGAAATGCCTGATTTTGGATCTATCAAAACATCTTTGGATGTAACATCAGTTTGAGAGTCATAGGTTGCTGGTGTGAATTCAGTGCCTACAAGTCTTTTGATTGTTCCATTTTTGTACACTTGTACATATGGAAAAACATCATGCACAATTTCAAGATTGTTGGATGTGTccattgttttgttttgttttgttttgggGGAAAGTGATTTTTGGTAAAAACAATGGGAAGGAAGGAAGAAAAGAGTGGTGCTATACAAAAGCAAAAGACACCATTGATGGGTGGTTTTACATTGTGTGTGATTTGTGTCCATGACATATTAATTAAATGGGGCCCATACTAACATCGTTATTGGCGTGATGACTAGAAGTTTGACATTTGAATTTTGTGTATGAAGTTATTTTTAGTCAATAACATTTGATTGCGAGTGGAAATACTTaatgtaaatttaaattaatcaaagttTTAAACTAAAGATTCATCgagagaagaaattaaaaaagaaaagtaggatCCATCTACTACTTTTGAATTATTCCCCTATTGTTTATTTTTGGATCGCACACCACATAACTTATTCGGGAGTAACACTCCCAATAAAATTTCCTCCTCaatcaaataatttattcatcACAGGGAATGGTGTATGATTGAAGTAGACATGCTtaatattcattattttttttgttcttatttatCTACCAATAATGAATCATCATCCCACACAAAAATAGGGGTGAAATTAACCGTGTAAATTATTAATTCGATAGaacttatttgattttaattcaaaattctatatatttattcttaaaatttaatagataaagtaaattataatttaaaatttcgtAATTTAAAAATCTTGACTCCGTCTAAAAGAACATCCTCTCAATCTCAACGATCGGAGATAATGACATCAGAGAATAAATATctctattttttaattcaatatcttAACTTCAAAGGAATGATTTCATAAACCAATTGATTGTTGGGGTACATTAGACGACTCACTAgataactattttaatttttaaaaaatgtgcaCATTTAAAGACACGTACActcttaattataaattttttgttttaatggaAAAATTATCTGTACCACATGATTACACAAGATGGCATTTGTTAGCTATCAATATAGctgtgattaaaaaaaagtatttagaCCATTTCAGCGCAAAAATGTTATTATCGGAATGAATATTTGATTACACAGAATTAGAAAAGTCGCAATCAGTGAACAATGAAAACATTATAGAGTgagaataaataagaaaatatcacTTGAAATAGTTTGATTGCATCATATGCTATTGTTATAAATGAGGATTGTTATTGagtaagttttaaaattttttaattttttatgctaataatataaaattataaaaatacaccaataattagaaatatgattaagaaaattcatagaaaataaaacttataacatgattatacaagtataaataatctaatgtCTTAACTTTCTAGTAATAAAAGAATTAttgtttctaaaaatatattattatcatactATACAACTTACctcttaaaagaaaataatcaataaaacttaCTAGTATTATGATAAAACATCACTCCatcttgaataaaaataaaattactttcaaatagctaaacaaaatatgataattttgagacattggaaaaaaaaagaccaATGATAAgcgaaaaagtaaaattttgctatgtattttttttaaatgttacGGAATATATAATCGCATTCACAATATTACCAAATAGTAATGATGTGATACTACAACTTGTTATTTCAGTTACTCTCAATCTTCTTAtttctataaattttaaaactatttagtATCATTTgtttattcaagaattatgaggGTTAACTATAAACTATGTTAACTAAAGAATTTATCACATATTTGTGTAAAATCTGTTAGACGAGCCCCGAACGTTGGACATTGAGCGTGCTTAGGACATACAATTAGACGTCTAAGATGAAAATCTTATAGAACTAAGCCCCATACTTGAGTGTCGAAGCACTTTGCTAGAGCCCGACCCCAAGACGAGTCCCAACAAAAGTAGTTTCACTTTTTTTTGCTGATACTTAATAGGTATAATTAATTATTGCACTtgaaggaaagaaaaagtgttttacaaaaaaattacgcaataaacaataatatgtgtaattaattataatcaatttttgtaatttattaacaatttattaaaataaataataataataacaaggAGAATTTCTATTTTTGCTGGAAACCTACGACCCATTTAGCAAAGAAGAAACCAGAAAGTTAACGGAGAAATGGAGAAAATGGTGCTGATGCGATCTTTGTATCGATCGATATGCCGCAGATCTACGGTCTTCTCCGCCACCGCAGCCGCCACAACCTCCGCCGTCAACCACCAGTCTCTCCGCCACCTCCATTTCTCACCCCAGTCTTTCTCAGCTTCTCCGAGGAACACTGTTACTGGTACTAACATCGtcttccttttttatttggGCATTCTCAAATATGCTTATACTTGTAGAATTTGTTATCGGATTATGTTATTCAGCTCAATTTGGTTAATGGGTATCCGTTTTTTATGGAAAGATTTTGAATCGGTGATTCTGCTTTCAATATGATGTTTATATTGGTGGGATTTTTTCATGTGAATGTCtggatattttcaattaatCCATCATATAAGTACCAAAGCTGCAAACTGTGATGGTATTGGATcaatggtttttttttatgatacaCATGAATGGTATTTTGGACTGTTTTTCCTTGCGCTGAGGGCTCTCTCTAGTTCTGAGGTAGTGCCGTAGGGGTGAGGTCTGTGTGCACTCTATACACCTCAGTCACCACTTCGCGGTACTATACCGGGTATGTAGTTGTTGTACATGAATGGTATTGGATAAGTGGGAGATTTGGTGAACTTGTTTTAAAGAAATCCTAATTTGACTTGAGAAAGAATTTAGTATTGAAATGAAATTGGTCCAAATTCGAATAGAGCATGCATACAAGTCGAGGTAGCTTGAGATTGATTGATTGAGACACCTGAATCATATGTTAGCTCAGGGAGATTTAAACATAGGTCTTTTCTTTGGGCAACAGTTGTGACAAAATATAGGGGGTTTGAAGcttcatttctcttttcttcacTTGAATATTCAATTCTCCTGCCTTAATTTATCAAGGGTTTAGTGTTACTGTACTTTTTAGCTTATGCATCCTTCAGCTCTCTTTAGTATTTCTAATTCTGCTTTGTCATTTCTGATTGTGGAATCATTAGGTTATTCTTATCTACCATGGGTGCTGTTTGCGTATATGTGATGataaaattaggtgtaattttgtttttttgaggGGCATTAGATTCCTTAAGCTAATAAACTTCTGACCATAATCCTCATccaacaaacaaaacttttgcTGGCACACTTATATTATGGTGTCCAATTACTACCAACTAAGTCGTCCTGTGAAAGTTGGAGTTTTAATAAATGTAAGAGTTCAGGTACGTGGTTCAGTGAAGGAGTTGGATTCAAGAACCTGTAGGAGTTGTATTCTCGAATGCGTTATTTATAAACTCATGGTTACTGTGACATATTTAGGATTGTTAGTGCAAACAGGCTTTATATGATTACTTCTTAGGTTTCCCAAAGCATATTTTATAGGAGGTGAATCTGCAAAACGAGAAGCTTCTTAATCACCTTCCCCGCGAAGTGCTTGTAGTTTCCTATtctttatattaatttcatgatcTTGCATCAGGAATTTGACATTACATggatattttttaactttagaATGTCAGCATCCTTTCACAATGGCAATGGGAAGCATGCGTTCTTTCAGTGAGGATGTAACTCACATGCCTAAGATAGAAGATTCGGAGGTCAAACGCGCTTTTAAAGACTTGATGGCTGCAAGCTGGCATGAGCTCCCAGATCCTGTCGTCTATGATGCAAAGAATGCACTGTCCAAAACTACTGACGACAAGGCTGGCCAGGAAGCTTTGGCGAATGTTTTCCGTGCTGCTGAGGCAGTTGAGGAGTTCACTGGGATTCTTACATCTCTGAAAATGGATATCGATGATGCTATCGGTTTAAGTGGTGAAGTAAGTTGAGTAAATGAAATAAAGGGTTGGCATACAGTTTCTCAAGTTCTTGCTGTTTAAATTACTCATATTGCTGGCAGGATGTGAAGCCTTTGTCAAAAGAATTCTCTGATGCACTGCATACAATATTTCAACGCTACAACGCATACATGAGTGCCTTTGGGCCAGAGGAGGAATATTTGAGGAAGAAAGTTGAGATGGAGCTGGGGACTAGGATGATACACTTAAAGATGCGATGCAGTGGCCTCGATGCTGCATGGGGAAAGGTACATCTAATTGAAGCTAGTTGATTGCGCGAATTTCAGCTTTTCTTTAAGTTATGATTTCTTAAGTACATAGGCTAGTTTTTCATGATTCTTTTATTGTGCCTTTAATATAAACGTTCATGTGCTCAATATTCTCATCCATTAATTTGTATACTAGAAACGTATACCAACTTTCTAATCCTGCAGGTAGTTTTAGAATTCATTTTACAAAATGTTTCCTGAAGATTTTTGTTgcattttcaaaataataatctcAGGTATCTTGATGGATGAACTTGTTACCATTATTTGTTTTCTCACTGTTTTGTCCGCTTTTCTGAATCCAGGTTACGGTACTTGGGACTTCTGGACTTGCTGGTTCTTATGTTGAGCAAAGAGCATAGGCCTTCAATCATGGCAGAAAAACCACCATGTTTTTGTCTTCAATCACTTGGAAAACTGTTGTTTTTTTTAGATAATACAGGCTGCTccaatatgatacattatgtTGTACTTGATTCTCAAGTTTGATCATGTGATTACTACAACAGGCAAATGATAATAATCCTAAAAACTTGTGCAAGGAAATACTTTCTTGAATATTCAGTTAGCTCTACTCTGTTTCTTCAATTGCCGTGTGCTTTTTTACATCAAATTATCTGGATAGTTAATGAATTATTAGCTTGGCTT
This genomic window contains:
- the LOC125857126 gene encoding 26S proteasome non-ATPase regulatory subunit 14 homolog; protein product: MSGMERLQRMFAGAGGALGHPPPDSPTLDSSEQVYISSLALLKMLKHGRAGVPMEVMGLMLGDFVDEYTVRVVDVFAMPQSGTGVSVEAVDHVFQTNMLDMLKQTGRPEMVVGWYHSHPGFGCWLSGVDINTQQSFEALNQRAVAVVVDPIQSVKGKVVIDAFRLINPQTMMLGQEPRQTTSNLGHLNKPSIQALIHGLNRHYYSIAINYRKNELEEKMLLNLHKKKWTDGLALQRFDAHSKTNEQTVQEMLNLAVKYNKAVQQEDELSPEKLAIANVGRQDAKKHLEEHVSNLMSSNIVQTLGTMLDTVVF
- the LOC125855034 gene encoding probable carboxylesterase 2 translates to MDTSNNLEIVHDVFPYVQVYKNGTIKRLVGTEFTPATYDSQTDVTSKDVLIDPKSGISARIYRPNSATKSKKLPLVVYFHGGAFCISSIGDPKYHDSLNVFVSCANVVLVSVDYRLAPEHPLPTAYDDSWFVLQWVAQHKSKQGNEVWLNEFVDFDTVFLAGDSAGANISHFMAIRADEGLGMKLTGMLMISPYFWGEEPIGIEIKGSVRKSMVDKWWEFVCPSNKGNNDPLINPFVDEAPNLEELACERVLVCVAELDILRDRGILYYESLMKSQWKGKVEIFETKGEDHVFHIFNPNSEKALDLVKSWATFINEK
- the LOC125855475 gene encoding succinate dehydrogenase subunit 5, mitochondrial-like, whose amino-acid sequence is MEKMVLMRSLYRSICRRSTVFSATAAATTSAVNHQSLRHLHFSPQSFSASPRNTVTECQHPFTMAMGSMRSFSEDVTHMPKIEDSEVKRAFKDLMAASWHELPDPVVYDAKNALSKTTDDKAGQEALANVFRAAEAVEEFTGILTSLKMDIDDAIGLSGEDVKPLSKEFSDALHTIFQRYNAYMSAFGPEEEYLRKKVEMELGTRMIHLKMRCSGLDAAWGKVTVLGTSGLAGSYVEQRA